In Amycolatopsis coloradensis, one genomic interval encodes:
- a CDS encoding Pls/PosA family non-ribosomal peptide synthetase, translating into MPVDHRAVDRAGATTGTEGILAEVLAGVVRVERVSVDSHFFDDLGADSMVMARFCARVRKHADLPSVSIKDIYQHPTIRSLAAALAPSSDTPVEPAQAAIEVATPVSARQYVLCGTLQVLILLGYAYLAALAVEQGVDWISAGDGSLLDDYLRMVLAGVAGFVGVCALPILAKWVLIGRWRHQRIRIWSLAYVRFWVVKTLVTLNPLVLFAGSPLYVLYLRALGARVGRGAVIFSRHAPVCTDLLTIGDGTVIRKDTYLTCYRACAGEIQTGAVTLGKDVFVGEKAVLDIETSLGDGAQLGHTSSLHAGQAVPGGERWHGSPAQPTGAYYLGVEPAGCGTGRRAAYTILQLVSVLFFYAPLAFGGVDLLFAKSPVLAMLLEPGPSAFTNWRFYGAALVTSFVLFFGSALVGLLVVVTVPRMLNLAIEPDKVYRLYGFHYAVHRTIARLTNWTFFIKLLGDSSYIVGYLRRLGYRLTPVVQTGANFGKKVKHETPYLVSVGSGTVIADGLSIVNADFSGSSFQVSRTSIGPRNFLGNEIVYPSQGRTGDNCLLATKVMVPIDGEVREGVGLLGSPSFEIPRTVERDSRFHHLATGPELPRRLAAKNKHNVGTIGWLLLSRWFYAFVLAMIGFWATDLYGSWGASAIALFLIFSVLFGVLYFTLVERAATGFQGTRPTSCSIYQVDCWRRERFLKMTGHMHMALNGTPLKNVAWRLLGVRLGKRLFDDGCTMAEKDLVTIGDDCTLNAGSSIQCHSLEDFALKSDRTTIGSGCTIGTGALVHYGVTMGDGAVLAPDSFLMKGEEMPQRARWGGNPAREMPDHSADPLVRRNVDVDTVLVDEK; encoded by the coding sequence ATGCCAGTGGATCATCGGGCCGTCGATCGCGCCGGTGCGACGACCGGCACCGAAGGGATTCTCGCCGAGGTGCTGGCCGGTGTCGTGCGCGTCGAGCGGGTGTCGGTCGACAGCCACTTCTTCGACGACCTCGGCGCCGACTCGATGGTGATGGCCCGGTTCTGTGCCCGGGTCAGGAAGCACGCGGACCTGCCATCAGTGTCCATAAAGGACATTTACCAGCATCCCACGATCAGGAGCCTGGCGGCGGCGCTCGCGCCGTCGAGCGATACCCCGGTCGAGCCGGCCCAGGCGGCCATCGAGGTGGCGACGCCGGTCAGCGCACGGCAGTACGTCCTCTGCGGAACGCTCCAGGTTCTGATCCTGCTCGGGTACGCCTACCTTGCCGCGCTCGCCGTCGAGCAAGGCGTCGACTGGATTTCCGCTGGGGATGGCAGTCTGCTCGATGACTACCTGCGGATGGTGCTGGCCGGCGTCGCGGGTTTCGTTGGCGTGTGCGCTCTCCCGATCTTGGCGAAATGGGTGCTCATCGGCCGGTGGCGGCACCAGCGGATCCGCATCTGGAGCCTGGCCTACGTCCGCTTCTGGGTGGTCAAGACGTTGGTCACGCTGAACCCGCTGGTCCTGTTCGCCGGTTCGCCGCTCTACGTGCTCTATCTGAGGGCGCTGGGTGCGAGAGTCGGGCGCGGTGCCGTGATCTTCTCCCGGCATGCGCCGGTGTGCACCGACCTGCTCACCATCGGCGACGGCACGGTCATCCGCAAGGACACGTACCTCACCTGCTACCGGGCCTGCGCCGGCGAGATCCAGACGGGCGCGGTCACCCTCGGGAAGGACGTTTTCGTCGGCGAGAAGGCGGTGCTCGACATCGAGACCTCGCTCGGCGATGGGGCCCAGCTCGGCCATACCTCCTCGCTGCACGCCGGGCAGGCCGTGCCCGGCGGCGAGCGCTGGCACGGGTCCCCGGCGCAGCCGACCGGAGCGTATTACCTGGGGGTCGAACCGGCCGGCTGCGGCACCGGGAGAAGGGCCGCCTACACCATCCTGCAACTGGTGAGCGTGCTGTTCTTCTACGCTCCGCTGGCGTTCGGCGGTGTGGATCTCCTGTTCGCCAAGTCCCCGGTGCTCGCCATGCTGCTCGAGCCAGGGCCGTCGGCCTTCACGAACTGGAGGTTCTACGGCGCAGCGCTGGTGACCTCCTTCGTGCTGTTCTTCGGCTCCGCGCTCGTCGGCCTCCTCGTCGTCGTGACCGTCCCGCGCATGCTCAACCTCGCCATCGAACCGGACAAGGTCTATCGCCTGTACGGATTCCACTACGCCGTCCATCGGACGATCGCGCGCCTGACCAACTGGACGTTCTTCATCAAGTTGCTCGGGGACAGTTCCTACATCGTCGGCTATCTGCGCCGGCTCGGGTATCGCCTCACTCCGGTCGTGCAGACCGGGGCGAACTTCGGCAAGAAAGTGAAGCATGAGACCCCCTATCTGGTCTCCGTCGGCAGCGGCACGGTGATCGCCGACGGACTGTCGATCGTCAATGCCGACTTCTCCGGCTCGTCCTTCCAGGTGTCGCGAACCTCGATCGGGCCACGCAACTTCCTCGGCAACGAAATCGTCTATCCCTCGCAGGGCAGGACCGGTGACAACTGCCTGCTCGCGACGAAGGTCATGGTCCCGATCGACGGAGAGGTCCGGGAAGGTGTCGGTCTGCTGGGCTCGCCCAGCTTCGAGATCCCGCGCACGGTCGAGCGGGACAGCAGGTTCCACCATCTGGCCACCGGACCCGAGCTGCCACGCCGTCTCGCGGCCAAGAACAAGCACAACGTCGGCACCATTGGCTGGCTCCTGCTGTCGCGGTGGTTCTACGCCTTCGTGCTCGCCATGATCGGTTTCTGGGCCACGGACCTCTACGGCTCGTGGGGAGCGTCGGCGATCGCGTTGTTCCTCATCTTTTCCGTGCTGTTCGGCGTGCTCTACTTCACGCTGGTCGAACGTGCCGCTACCGGATTCCAGGGCACGCGGCCGACATCCTGCTCGATCTACCAGGTTGATTGCTGGCGGCGGGAACGTTTTCTGAAGATGACCGGGCACATGCACATGGCGCTCAACGGCACCCCGCTCAAGAACGTGGCCTGGCGGCTGCTGGGTGTCCGGCTCGGCAAGAGGCTCTTCGACGACGGCTGCACCATGGCGGAGAAGGACCTGGTGACGATCGGCGACGATTGCACGCTCAACGCGGGAAGTTCGATCCAGTGCCACTCACTGGAGGACTTCGCCCTCAAGTCCGACCGCACCACGATCGGTTCCGGCTGCACCATCGGGACCGGCGCCCTCGTCCACTACGGCGTGACGATGGGCGACGGCGCGGTGCTGGCCCCCGACTCCTTCCTCATGAAGGGCGAGGAAATGCCACAGCGCGCACGGTGGGGCGGAAACCCGGCCCGGGAGATGCCGGACCACTCGGCCGACCCGCTGGTTCGCCGGAACGTCGACGTCGACACCGTTCTGGTTGACGAGAAATAG